One Edaphobacter flagellatus genomic region harbors:
- a CDS encoding GNAT family N-acetyltransferase, producing MATQNSESLFQWPLQPVTLQGYSVRLSLVDYSHLEQLYRWSTEEDIWRYMTFAHLESRDELEAWIGGAMDANRRGTELNFAIIDEASQSAVGTTSFYRVVPEHKRLELGKTWLGAPYRRTHINTAAKYLMLNHAFEGILANRVELNTDIRNVRSQRAMERIGAIRDGVLRCHTIMRDGFVRDTVNYSFTFRDWPATKVALRKMLEERVSNLDA from the coding sequence GTGGCAACACAAAATTCTGAGTCGCTATTTCAATGGCCCTTGCAACCGGTAACTCTCCAGGGTTATTCGGTGCGCCTTTCTCTCGTCGATTACAGCCATCTCGAACAGCTCTATCGTTGGTCGACAGAGGAGGACATCTGGCGCTACATGACTTTTGCCCACCTCGAATCGAGGGACGAATTAGAGGCATGGATTGGCGGGGCAATGGACGCCAACAGGCGAGGCACAGAGCTGAACTTCGCCATCATCGACGAAGCGAGTCAATCGGCAGTCGGGACAACGAGTTTTTATCGCGTCGTGCCGGAACACAAAAGGCTAGAGTTGGGGAAAACTTGGCTAGGTGCGCCATACCGACGGACGCACATCAATACTGCGGCTAAGTATCTAATGCTCAATCACGCGTTCGAAGGGATCTTGGCGAACAGAGTTGAGCTAAATACTGATATCAGAAATGTTCGATCGCAACGTGCCATGGAGAGAATTGGAGCTATACGTGACGGAGTCTTGCGTTGCCACACAATTATGCGCGACGGATTCGTTCGCGACACCGTGAACTATTCCTTCACGTTTAGGGACTGGCCAGCAACCAAAGTTGCTCTTCGAAAAATGCTGGAAGAGCGAGTGTCCAATCTCGACGCCTAA
- a CDS encoding SDR family NAD(P)-dependent oxidoreductase, which translates to MSESTHQDIAPITGASTGIGAVYADRLAQRGYDLILVARDAEKLSETAARLKSIGRTIETIPADLTNAVDVERIAERLRSDSRITALVNNAGLGSAGKLLASNIDNLESMIYLNVTALTRLALSALPGFIARKRGLLINIASVVALAPERLNGTYSGTKAYVVNFTQALHEEVASMGVTVQVVLPGATATPFWAKAGRPVEQLPSEIVMSAEDMVDAALAGLNQHEVVTIPALPNIADWNNFEAARKALGPNLSHRKPAARYEVGAELQRLA; encoded by the coding sequence ATGTCTGAATCAACACATCAGGATATTGCTCCTATCACTGGCGCGTCGACCGGTATCGGTGCGGTCTATGCCGACCGCCTTGCCCAACGTGGCTACGATCTCATCCTCGTTGCACGCGACGCCGAGAAGCTTTCCGAGACTGCCGCGCGATTGAAGTCTATCGGCCGCACCATCGAGACCATTCCGGCGGATCTGACGAATGCGGTCGATGTAGAACGCATCGCCGAACGGTTGAGAAGCGATTCTCGAATAACGGCGCTCGTCAATAATGCCGGCCTCGGTAGTGCCGGCAAGCTTCTCGCCTCGAACATCGACAATCTGGAGTCGATGATCTACCTCAACGTGACGGCGCTAACACGGTTGGCTCTCTCGGCTCTACCGGGTTTTATAGCTCGTAAGCGCGGCTTATTGATCAATATTGCTTCGGTGGTTGCCCTTGCGCCGGAGCGTCTGAATGGGACCTACAGCGGTACTAAAGCTTATGTTGTGAACTTTACGCAAGCGCTGCATGAGGAGGTTGCAAGCATGGGAGTCACTGTTCAGGTTGTCCTGCCCGGCGCGACCGCAACCCCTTTCTGGGCAAAGGCCGGTCGGCCAGTAGAGCAACTGCCAAGCGAGATCGTGATGAGTGCTGAAGACATGGTCGACGCGGCTCTTGCCGGCCTCAATCAACACGAGGTAGTGACGATTCCCGCTCTGCCAAACATCGCGGATTGGAACAATTTCGAAGCGGCCCGCAAAGCGCTCGGACCTAACCTCTCTCATCGGAAACCTGCAGCACGCTATGAGGTCGGAGCTGAGTTGCAGCGCTTAGCGTGA